A stretch of DNA from Maridesulfovibrio sp.:
TGCCGCCCAGCGTGGTGACAAAGGCCATGAGCTTGTTGACTTCAAGCTCGATGGTGTCTGCCGGAGTAAGGTCGTGCGCCATGAGAATGACCCGGCCGTGCACAGGTTTGAGGCTCTCCTCTCCGCCGATAAGCTTGGCCTGAACCCGCAGGGCTACCTGACGCACGTCCTGCATGCGTTCACGGATATACTTGTCTTCCAGTATTCCGAAAGCCTTCTCAAGATCGTTTACGGCCTTTTCGAGCGCCCATTCGGCATTGATGCAATGGTCGTCCACATATTTGAGCGCGGATTTCTGGAGTTTTGGGTCCTTGAGCATCATCAGGTGGGAATCAATGATGAGCTGATGCTCGCGAAGTTCCTCAGGAACTTTCAGCCGGACGGCTTCAAGCTCTTCCACAGCCTCGGTAAACCCCTTTACAATCCGGTGTTTCTCCCCCTCGACCATATGATCGGGAACTGTCTGCCTCGGCAGACGGGAAGAAATACTGCGATTGAGAAAGTAGGCCTTTCCAATAGCTATCCCTGTTGAAACGGAAATCCCGCTGACGACCGTTCTGGCCACTTATTTTTCCTCGCCGAATCTGGTTTTGAAAAGTTCTTCCAGGCAATCTAGTGCCGCGGCAGCATCGCACCCGTTGGCGCGCAGTTCAAGCTTGCTCCCCTGGGCTGCAGCCAGAGTGAGAAGATCAAGGATGCTCTTGGCATCCACTTCCTGTTCCTCGCAGATGACGGTGATCTCCGCCTCGAAACCCTGGGCTTCCTGTGCCAGACGAGCGGCCGGACGGGCATGCAACCCCAGCTGGTTGACTACAACCACCGTCCGGACAGCCGTTTCTTCCCCTTCCGGGAAAACTTCCGGCAGATCACTCTTTTCAATCATTTTTACATATTCCTTATAACTTATTTCTTCAAAAGAAAAAACTCAAACAAACTTAACAAGCAACCCGAGAACCACCACAATGACCGCGACTATCTCGCGGGCCACTTTCCCCGTGGTGACGACCCAGCCCAGACCTCCGAGAACAACTGCTCCGCCATACCAGTCCCAGACATTCAACGGCCTTGGCCACAGCTGAACCCATATCAGCAGAACCAGAAATCCGTTGGCGAACTTCAGTCTCTCGCCCCAGTTGATCAAATCCCATCTTTTAAGCTCATCCAGGAAGCCCAACCCCTTGCTTATCCCGGACCAGAAAGTGAATACCTTGAAAATCTGCAATCCCACAAACATCCCAATTCCCAGTAGCATAGCCTGAGTATGAAGACCAGCCAGAAGCAGATTGACCGTGGCCAGTGCCCAGAAAATAAGCCCGCTGCCGGAAAACACGGAATCTCCGATGGCGGAAAGCGTATAACTGGTGGTATTCTTGAGTTTATCCAGCAGAAGTTCCGGAAAACGTCCGTCCCTGATCTGCACCTCCACAGATAAAAATATGGCCACCAGCAGAGGAGCCCAGAACGGATGGGAATTGAAATGTTTTACATAACGCTTGCGGGCTTTGGCCAGTTCTGCGGGGTCATCGTAAATGGCCTCAAGGCCCGGCTGCATGGCATAGGAAAAGCCTACATTCTGAAGGCCGCGGGTATTGAATCCCGCACTGGCAAAATAGCAGCGCAGAAAACTCCTGACAAAAGCAGGCCCCAGCGATCTTTTCCCTGTCTTTTCTTCCACTTTTAGACACCAACTGCTTTACGCAGCCTTTCGCAGTATAAAATATTTTTGATGCGCTTTGCGCTTTTGATAATTTGATTTCGCCACCGGCGACACAGCAGACGAACAAGCCAACGCTAACCCGCATATTGGGTCAATCGGAGCGCTGTAATACATTTTATACAATTAAACCAATATATTAAAGCCTAAAACATTCATTTTGTTTAAATGGCGTTTTGTCATATGAAGCGGCAAAGCCTTATTAGGAGGTTTTGGGATTCTTAAACCCTTTTGCAAAAGGGTTTAAGGCCCCCGGCAGGGCCGTCGGAGACATCGCTGACGAAATATCCCGGCTAACTGTCCATTTTTCTTTCAGTTACCTTTTCATAGACCGCTTTTGCTGTCCAGCCTTCGGCTTTCTCCGCTATTCTTCTGGCTATGGCCTTGGGCTTGTCCCCGGACGCCATTTCCGCATCGATCATGCGGATCACGTCCTCTTCGGAAACGGGCCCCTCATTGACGGGCGGTCCGACCACAACGGTTATCTCCCCGCGCAACTCCTCGGAAACTTCATCCCAGTCGGCGAGGGTTCCGTATATGAACTCCTCGAAATCCTTGGTCAGTTCGCGGCAGATTGCAAATTCGCGGTCTCCAAGGGCTTCATAGGCCAGATGCAGGGTCTCCCGCAACCGTGATTTGCGTTCGAAAAAAACGATGGTCGCCCCGGTCTGCCCGTGCAGTTCAAGAAGCCGGCGGATCTGGCCATCCTTGCGCGGCAGAAAACCCAGAAAGGTAAATGGATAAGGAGGCAGCCCGCAACCGGACAGCGCCGTTACCGGCGCGCTTGGTCCGGGAACGGGAACAACCCTGACGCCGTTTTCCCTGCAGGCCCGCACAACCCTGTAGCCGGGATCACTCATGAGCGGTGTTCCGGCATCGGAAACCATGGCGGCTGTTCCACCCTGAGCGAAATGTTCCAGCACCTTTTCTATGCGCTTTTCCTCGTTATGCTCATGCAGGCTTATAAAGCTCTTTCCGCTTATTCCGAGCGACTGCAGCAGCTTGCCGGACCTGCGGGTATCTTCCGCAAAAATAATGTCGGCCGAGGACAACACCTCCGCCGCCCGACTTGAAATATCACCAAGGTTGCCAAGCGGTGTTGCAACTACCCATAAAATCGGTGAAGTCGAATGCATTTTCCATGTGCTCCGCGATAAAACCGTTTCCATCATTGATGACAATCACCAGATCAAACCGGCATGGCCTGTCCCATAAATCCATGGCCGTCAGGTAGCGGGAGACAGCCTTGAACAAAGATCTGCGCTTGGCGGAAGTCACTGCCTGCACCCCGGCCTGAACATCCTTTCCGGCGCGGGTCTTGACCTCCACGAAAACAAGTTCGTTGTCCTTCTCGCAGATAATGTCCAGCTCCCACTGCCGGTACCGCCAGTTCCTGTTCCGGATGGTGTAACCGCGATTTTCCAGAAAAGCGGCCGCGTAATCCTCTCCGGCTGAACCGAACGTTAAATGCCGGGCAGGCACATGCTCTCCGAAACGGCCTTTTTCTTTTCGGGAAGAACTCCCCTGAAAGTAAGACGATGTATCGCGCAGGGGCCCAGCTCTTTTAAAGCTTCAAGATGGACTTTCGTTCCGTAGCCCTTGTGTCCGGCAAATCCGTAACCGGGGTAGCGCTTGTCCAGATGGGTCATCAGCCGGTCTCGAAAAGTCTTGGCCAGTATGGACGCCGCCGAGATGGCCGGAATCTTCAGGTCGCCCTTGACCACCGCTTCCTGACGAAATCCCCCGGAGGGCCCCAGATATTCAACCGGAACCGTCTTGTTGCCGTCTACCATCAGCATTCCCGGCCGGGTTCCAAGGTGTTGCACGGCACGTCCCATGGCCCGGAAGGTGGCCTGAAGTATATTGATCCTGTCCACCACCTGAGCCCGGCTGACCCCAAGGGCCCAGCACACGGCCTGCCTGCGGATATCCGCTTCCAGACGTTCCCGGTCCGCTTCCTCCAACTGCTTGGAATCCGTCAGGCCCGGAAGATCATAATGCTCAGGAAGAATCACCGCCCCGGCTACAACCGGTCCCGCCAGACAACCGCGTCCGGCTTCATCTACTCCGGCAATAACCGGATTGTCCCCGGACAGTCCGGGAAGCATTCCATACTCCATATTCCACTCCGGCTATTTCCCAGAAAAGAAAAAACCGTCTACCCCGGACCGATACAGTCCGGGAGAGACGGTTTTCAACACAGTTTTGCGTTCCCTGTCCGGACTTGCGGCCGGGCGGGATGTTCCGCGAAGCATTACAGCTTCGCGGCCTACCAAGCCTGCTTGGATTTGATGCGGGCTGCTTTACCTTTGAGGCCGCGCAGGTAGTAGATGCGGCTGCGACGTACTTTACCTTCAGCAACAACCTCTACACGTTCAATGTAGGGGGAGTGTACGGGGAAGACGCGCTCTACGCCGATACCGTCGGAAATCTTGCGGACGGTGAAGGTGGAGTCGGTGGTACCTTTACGGTAACGGAGAACTGCACCCTGGAAAACCTGAATGCGTTCTTTTTCACCTTCGATAATGCGCAGGTGTACCTTTACAGTGTCGCCTGCCTTGAATGCAGGCATATCAATGCGCATGTGTTCGCGCTCGATCTTGGAAATTACGTTCATGTCGCTACTCCTTATATAAATTCTTTTGCGGCACCCGAAGGCGGAAGTCTACCAGGCGTCTCCCAACAGCCTGTCAACCGTTATCGCCACCGCGCTTCTTACTGATAAATGGTTATATCCGTCCATGAAGCGGATAGGTCTTATGCTTCCCGCTGCCATTTCCAGGATTTCGGGGGCCAACCCGTGTCCGGTACCGAAGACCAGAAGGACGGGGTTGTCTTCCAGCAGTTCACGAACCCTGTTCATAGTCATGCTGCCGGCACCCCGCGCACTGGTGGTCACCAGTATCGGCTTCTTACCCGTTCCCGACTCAATATGCTCCACCGCATCGAGCAGGGAATCCTTCACACTCACCTTCGAGAAAGCTGCAGCCCGGTCTGGGTTGAATCTGCTGCCCGGTCCCGAGGTCCAGTGAGAAATTATCCTTTCGGCCAGTTTCTTCTGATCCTCGATGGGAGTCACCGCAAAAAATCCGCTAAGTGAGTAGGAGCGGGAAACGCGGGACATATCGTGAATATCGAGGTTTGTCAAAGAAACAGCGGCCTTTTCGCCAAATTTATTTAGCACCGGATAGTGCACAAGAGCCATATAAAGATT
This window harbors:
- a CDS encoding HPr family phosphocarrier protein, with translation MIEKSDLPEVFPEGEETAVRTVVVVNQLGLHARPAARLAQEAQGFEAEITVICEEQEVDAKSILDLLTLAAAQGSKLELRANGCDAAAALDCLEELFKTRFGEEK
- a CDS encoding PTS system mannose/fructose/sorbose family transporter subunit IID — translated: MEEKTGKRSLGPAFVRSFLRCYFASAGFNTRGLQNVGFSYAMQPGLEAIYDDPAELAKARKRYVKHFNSHPFWAPLLVAIFLSVEVQIRDGRFPELLLDKLKNTTSYTLSAIGDSVFSGSGLIFWALATVNLLLAGLHTQAMLLGIGMFVGLQIFKVFTFWSGISKGLGFLDELKRWDLINWGERLKFANGFLVLLIWVQLWPRPLNVWDWYGGAVVLGGLGWVVTTGKVAREIVAVIVVVLGLLVKFV
- the rsmI gene encoding 16S rRNA (cytidine(1402)-2'-O)-methyltransferase is translated as MHSTSPILWVVATPLGNLGDISSRAAEVLSSADIIFAEDTRRSGKLLQSLGISGKSFISLHEHNEEKRIEKVLEHFAQGGTAAMVSDAGTPLMSDPGYRVVRACRENGVRVVPVPGPSAPVTALSGCGLPPYPFTFLGFLPRKDGQIRRLLELHGQTGATIVFFERKSRLRETLHLAYEALGDREFAICRELTKDFEEFIYGTLADWDEVSEELRGEITVVVGPPVNEGPVSEEDVIRMIDAEMASGDKPKAIARRIAEKAEGWTAKAVYEKVTERKMDS
- a CDS encoding YraN family protein — protein: MPARHLTFGSAGEDYAAAFLENRGYTIRNRNWRYRQWELDIICEKDNELVFVEVKTRAGKDVQAGVQAVTSAKRRSLFKAVSRYLTAMDLWDRPCRFDLVIVINDGNGFIAEHMENAFDFTDFMGSCNTAWQPW
- a CDS encoding ribonuclease HII, producing MEYGMLPGLSGDNPVIAGVDEAGRGCLAGPVVAGAVILPEHYDLPGLTDSKQLEEADRERLEADIRRQAVCWALGVSRAQVVDRINILQATFRAMGRAVQHLGTRPGMLMVDGNKTVPVEYLGPSGGFRQEAVVKGDLKIPAISAASILAKTFRDRLMTHLDKRYPGYGFAGHKGYGTKVHLEALKELGPCAIHRLTFRGVLPEKKKAVSESMCLPGI
- the rplS gene encoding 50S ribosomal protein L19, which produces MNVISKIEREHMRIDMPAFKAGDTVKVHLRIIEGEKERIQVFQGAVLRYRKGTTDSTFTVRKISDGIGVERVFPVHSPYIERVEVVAEGKVRRSRIYYLRGLKGKAARIKSKQAW